CGACTTTGTATCCCAAGAGTTGCGGGCGGCTGAAGATCCGGAATTTGAAACCTTCTATACTAAGAACATTCTTCTGAACGAGGGCATCCGCGCTTGGATGTCTCCGGCGGATCAACCCCACGAACACTTTGTATTCCCTGAAGAAGTATTACCTCGCGGTAACGCTCTCTAATCTCTAAATAATAGTTAGGTTGTCCTGACTATAACAG
This genomic interval from Leptolyngbyaceae cyanobacterium contains the following:
- a CDS encoding photosystem II D2 protein (photosystem q(a) protein) → DFVSQELRAAEDPEFETFYTKNILLNEGIRAWMSPADQPHEHFVFPEEVLPRGNAL